One stretch of Harmonia axyridis chromosome 1, icHarAxyr1.1, whole genome shotgun sequence DNA includes these proteins:
- the LOC123679741 gene encoding dnaJ homolog subfamily C member 21: protein MRCHYEVLNVSKEAEDSEIKSSYRKLALKWHPDKNLDDSDNAKEQFQLIQQAYEVLSDKQERAWYDRHREQILLGAQSDFEDKNLNVFQYFTTSCFRGYGDDENGFYTVYRNVFEQIAMEDLDYFENKEDFVDIPSFGTSESDFDTVVNLFYSHWLSYSTKKSYVWLDPYKIAEIKDRRYVKAVEKENKKVRSKAKKERNEEIRNLVAFVRKRDKRVQAQIKLNLEKNEANRKKHDELRRQKLEENRKMNESQVQPEWSKFENMTSELQEIEKNLDNEFGNSDCSDDEIYNKHYCPACDKFFKTKKTFQNHESSMKHKLNVAALRAEMLGSDEEEDDDLEVDVKNSEDNLDDMDSELSSGKRQTNQGEEESDAYEKDVDAVIPKKKKTQKTKFSASHHYMSPDTDSEELPLNNGHKKPNKAKKNKNVLKVESTDDELKMSTLPASSSSDDDFSSSKKGKKKKKKNKPKKIQPVVNTKEEPSSETLLFTENTSNSNTSKDDLPNFICSTCSKNYPSKNKLFMHLKAEGHGAPLPLNTSGATSKGRAKGKASRK from the coding sequence ATGCGGTGCCATTATGAAGTCCTGAATGTGTCAAAGGAAGCTGAGGATTCGGAAATAAAatcatcatacagaaaattAGCACTCAAATGGCATCCTGACAAGAATTTAGATGATTCAGACAATGCTAAAGAACAATTTCAACTTATACAACAAGCATATGAAGTATTAAGTGATAAACAAGAGAGAGCATGGTATGATAGACATCGTGAACAAATTCTACTTGGTGCACAATCAGACTTCGAAGATAAAAACCTCAATGTGTTTCAATACTTTACAACGTCTTGTTTTAGAGGATATGGCGATGATGAAAATGGATTTTACACAGTTTATAGAAACGTTTTCGAACAAATTGCTATGGAAGATttggattattttgaaaataaagaagatTTTGTAGATATTCCATCATTTGGTACATCAGAAAGTGATTTCGATACAGTTGTAAATCTATTCTACTCACATTGGCTATCATATTCCACCAAAAAGAGTTATGTTTGGTTGGATCCATATAAAATAGCAGAAATAAAAGACAGAAGATATGTTAAAGCCgtagaaaaagaaaataaaaaagtaaGGTCAAAAGCTAAAAAGGAACGTAatgaagaaatcagaaatttagTTGCATTTGTACGGAAAAGGGATAAAAGAGTTCAAGCACAAATTAAACTCAATCTGGAAAAGAATGAGGCAAACCGAAAAAAACATGATGAACTACGAAGACAAAAATTAGAAGAAAATAGGAAAATGAATGAATCACAGGTACAGCCTGAGTGGAGTAAGTTTGAAAATATGACTTCAGAGTTGCAAGAAATAGAGAAGAATCTAGATAATGAATTTGGCAATTCTGATTGTAGTGATGATGAAATATACAATAAACATTATTGTCCTGCGTGTGATAAAttcttcaaaacaaaaaaaacatttcagaatCATGAGAGTAGtatgaaacataaattgaatgttGCAGCTTTGAGAGCTGAGATGTTAGGGTCTGATGAGGAGGAAGATGATGATTTAGAAGTAGATGTTAAAAATTCTGAAGACAATTTGGATGACATGGATAGTGAACTTTCTAGTGGTAAAAGACAGACCAACCAAGGCGAAGAAGAGTCTGATGCTTATGAAAAAGATGTTGATGCTGTTATTCCTAAGAAAAAAAAGAcacaaaaaactaaattttcagCTTCTCACCATTATATGTCCCCTGACACTGATTCTGAAGAATTACCACTTAATAATGGTCATAAAAAACCTAATAaggctaaaaaaaataaaaatgttctgaAAGTAGAAAGCACAGATGATGAGTTGAAAATGTCTACACTACCTGCAAGCTCTAGTTCTGATGATGATTTCAGTTCATCCAAGAagggaaagaaaaaaaagaaaaagaataagCCTAAGAAAATACAACCAGTAGTTAACACAAAAGAAGAACCATCAAGTGAAACTCTATTATTCACAGAAAATACTTCAAATTCCAACACATCTAAGGATGACCTTCCTAATTTCATCTGTTCAACTTGCTCGAAGAATTAcccttcaaaaaacaaactaTTTATGCATCTGAAAGCAGAAGGTCATGGTGCTCCTCTGCCCCTAAATACAAGTGGAGCGACAAGCAAGGGAAGGGCCAAAGGCAAAGCATCTAGGAAATAA
- the LOC123679746 gene encoding putative tRNA (cytidine(32)/guanosine(34)-2'-O)-methyltransferase: MGKGSKDKRDIYYRKAKEHGWRARSAFKLLQIDEKYDILEGVKKAVDLCAAPGSWSQVLSRRLYLNEKISLSPRYDLDDSNDIPEEDEERVDAKIEPNEDVKIVAVDLQPMAPLPGVIQLQGDITKLSTAQEIIKHFEGQFADLVVCDGAPDVTGLHCIDIYIQSQLILAALHIACNVLNKGGTFVAKIFRGKDNDLLHNQFLTIFKEVNIFKPSSSRNSSIEAFLVAKNYNPPDGFDPKLMTPFLNAGERNFDQLTGVNRVIIPFMVCGDMSAYDSDVTYPLQLEGDKQPYTYHEPVQKPIDPPYKDLKNMPQPKPVAEGSPEMEVLSKPSTSAKSDTDMDLESNSSKSGTPIEISGIIADANATSEDLLGLLIHSLKHDDPAVQDSLANLLNSLGISNFEKVVKEKGTTISTQTIGIVQGSSKEVQVPEIAGPSDQQIIRTVLVESAQRHNSPVESQCEITSGENSALDSQLLNQDNLEECDNFIINWVKYDRSTCTCGVDMIANEGAADCDSDCDDETHNII, encoded by the exons ATGGGAAAAGGTTCGAAAGATAAGCGTGATATATATTACAGAAAGGCCAAAGAGCATGGCTGGAGAGCTAGAAGTGCATTCAAACTTCTGCAAATTGATGAGAAATATGACATACTCGAAG GTGTTAAAAAGGCAGTGGATTTATGTGCTGCACCAGGTAGCTGGAGTCAAGTTCTTTCTCGTAGactttatttgaatgagaagaTATCTTTGTCTCCTAGATATGATTTAGATGATAGCAACGATATTCCTGAAGAGGACGAAGAAAGGGTAGATGCAAAAATTGAACCTAATGAAGATGTTAAAATTGTAGCAGTTGATCTCCAACCAATGGCCCCTTTGCCTGGTGTGATTCAGCTACAAGGGGACATAACTAAATTATCCACTGCTCAAGAAATTATCAAACATTTCGAAGGCCAATTTGCAGATCTTGTTGTATGTGATGGAGCTCCAGATG TGACAGGACTGCATTGTATAGATATTTACATCCAAAGTCAACTTATCCTGGCAGCTCTTCATATTGCTTGCAATGTTTTGAACAAGGGAGGAACATTCGTTGCGAAGATATTCAGAGGAAAGGATAATGACCTGCTTCATAATCAGTTTCTTACTATTTTCAAAGAAGTCAATATATTCAAACCAAGTAGTTCTAGAAATTCAAGCATAG AGGCATTCCTTGTTGCTAAAAACTATAACCCACCAGATGGTTTTGACCCTAAACTGATGACACCATTCTTAAATGCAGGAGAAAGGAATTTTGACCAACTTACAGGTGTTAACAGGGTTATAATACCTTTTATGGTGTGTGGGGACATGAGTGCTTATGATTCAGATGTTACATATCCTCTTCAG TTGGAAGGAGACAAACAACCTTATACTTATCATGAGCCTGTGCAAAAACCAATCGATCCTCCATAtaaagatttaaaaaatatgcCACAGCCAAAACCAGTTGCTGAGGGTAGCCCCGAAATGGAGGTCCTTTCCAAACCTAGTACTTCCGCAAAGTCTGACACTGATATGGATCTTGAATCGAATTCAAGTAAAAGTGGTACACCTATTGAGATCAGCGGCATCATTGCAGACGCAAATGCAACTTCTGAGGACTTGCTAGGTTTACTTATTCACAGTTTAAAACACGATGATCCCGCTGTTCAAGACAGTTTGGCTAATCTTTTGAATAGTTTGGGCATAAGCAACTTTGAGAAAGTTGTCAAGGAGAAAGGAACTACCATTTCTACGCAAACCATTGGGATAGTCCAGGGTTCTTCTAAGGAGGTTCAGGTGCCAGAGATTGCTGGACCCTCAGACCAGCAGATTATCAGAACGGTACTGGTTGAATCTGCTCAGAGGCACAACTCACCGGTAGAAA GCCAATGTGAAATCACCAGTGGAGAAAATTCAGCTTTAGACTCGCAGCTTCTGAATCAAGATAACTTGGAAGAATGCGACAATTTCATTATCAATTGGGTGAAGTATGACAGAAGTACCTGCACTTGTGGTGTAGATATGATTGCAAATGAGGGTGCTGCTGATTGTGATTCGGATTGTGATGATGAAACTCATAATATAATTTAA